The DNA window AATTCGAAAAAAAAGGAGCGTATgccaactaattaaaaaaagggGGCACACGCGCCAGAAAATCGGAAGTGAACAAAATGAACGCGTACAGAAAACTGACGACTCTGCTGGGAAAAATCTAAGATGTTTAGCTCAAAACATGTAGTTGGCCAAACTACCACAAAATTTCCGAAGGATGTTACGTTTATAACTTCACAACTTTTTTGCTTGAGGGTGTGAGAACCCGTGAATAATGTGAATCTTGCATTCACATTTTGCTTGATTGCTTACTTGTCCAAATTGCATGGGGTTAAAACCCGACAAAGCTCGACGCTTTTAATTGAAAGGGTGTGCAAACAGAAGCGTTGTCACAAACAATGTTTGCACATGAACGGGCTCAAACGCTCATCTTACCTCGAAGTCGTGTAGTCAAGGAGTATCTATAGGATACTAACTACACCGACAGGCTGTGTGCCCAAAATGTATCGCTTGAAACACTGAGATACATTAGTCTCTCTCATCTTACTTCTTCTTGATTACAGCGTTCTCCACGCTGTAAGCCAATCACAATGTTTAAAAGATTAATGTTGAGCATGTTAGCGGAAACGTAGGCGCTCATAGGGCTAACATTAAAACGAGAAGAGAAGAGACATTTAAAATCTGAGGGCCTGATAAGCTTGTGTTGCCAGGATGGGCCTGAAAATTTCAAAAGAGTTGTCGAACGAGTTTAGgacattttttttagagaaacaACCAACTACTCACACCCTTTGGTGTGAATGAGATCATGTCGTTGAGGAACATTAAGATTGACGAGTGGCTAACGGTCTACATGTAGCGACATTGGTGCAAGACATGACGAATCGCCCTTAGAGCCTCGCTGGTCCGATCTTGGCTGAGACCCTCATGGGCCTCCGAGAGTTTTCCCGGGGAATCTCCTCTCTATTTTTAGCGTGGGTCTCCCCCTCGTGCCTTGCTTGTGGTTTGTGGATAGGCCGTCATGGGACGATTCCCCTCTTTATTCATGCCCCACTATGACCCAAACGCAGTTATCAAGACTTTCCGAAGCCCTGTCGTTTATCCGCCCTCGGGCGATCACCCCACTCGTTTCGTCATCCCGTGGTACAATACCGACACGATGCGGTACCAGATCAACGGTCGTCCATTCATCTGGGTACTGAGATTAGAGGCACTACATTCTACGTCACCGTCCTCTTGTTTCATCAGTATGGGATGGCCCATATGTCTTCGTGGAGATATGCGTCTCCGCCGATGAGGATCTGGTCCCCCTAGAGGCCTTTAGCACTCACTTGTATGTGTGGGAAACCGTCGCATCCATTTCCATTCTCGCGGAGCAGGCCAATGTTATCTTCCACGCGCGCTCACTCTATCAGCTTGCCTTTGAAGGGATTATCGACATTGACTCCAACAACAAGGAAGACGGGGAGCCTGGTGGGCCCTACTTGGCGTTTAGATAGTCGAATGAGAGGATTTTCATTTCAGAGGACTAGTCTTTTTCTTTAAGAGTTTTCATCTGCATTTCATCCACACCCTGTTATTTTTACTACCACATTATGTGTGCAAAGAGGTTTGTGTACATGAATGTTGGTTCATATTGTATTAAACTATCGCGTCATATTAGATGATGCATCATGGGGTTTATCTTTACTCATTTCGTGAGTTATGACGTGTCATCGCCACAATCGTGCAAACTATGTTTGTCTATTTGCTTGCTATTTATGTTCATGATAATCGAGTTATTTGGATGCATTCATTTTAGAGAATGAACGTTTGAAAAAAGGGAAATCTAACTAACTATCTCCAAAATTATCTTTCAGATCATGGCTCTGTTTCCACGAGAGGTCTTTGACGCATGCATGGCGGAGTACCATACTGCCGGGGAGTTTTACTCCGATCATGTGCTTAGGGATTTCTTCACACTCCCGCATATAGAGATCGATACATCGTTGATGCTCCATATGCAGCAGCGCTGGGATCGTCATACTCGCACTTATCGTATTGGCACTCGTCACATTGCGCCTACTGTAGAGGAGTTTCGCGCCATCCTGTGTAGCCCTGTTGCCAACCTTCGTACTCTTCTCGCACCTGAGGAGGCCCCACCTTCTACCGAGATTCTCGCCGACTTTTTCGGCCATGACGACCATACTTCCCGTTTCTTAGTAAAATTGGGTGCATAAATTTACGTATGTGGCAGGATCTTAGGGTGCGCGATGCTCATCTCGATGATGTTCCAATGGCTAGGCGCAAACTGCTGGTTATCCTCCTAGCCCAACTCTTGTTTTGGCCAGAAGAGCCCTACCGTCCTTCAGCCCGCATCCTTCAGATTGTCCTCGGCATAGGCGAGAGAGCTGACCTCACCGGCTACATTCTGGCTAAGACCATGATGGGTGTGGATCGCTCCCCCTCTTCTTCCCCTGTTATGTCTCAGTGTGGGTCCCCACTAGTCCTCTACCTGTGGTTCCTTGAGAAGCTGTGTTTCCTTCCTCGCCCGGACCTCGGACTGATCATCTCTCCCATCTCTAGACTAGTGCGTAGGCTGCGCTCCGCTCAGATCGCTCCTTCTATTGAAGAGAACCACGTTATACGTTTTGTGTCTACGGCTTGCCATTCCCGCCGTATGATGATTGGTATGGCTTTCTCTCCCTTTGTGATGCTCGTCAGCCTCGAGGAGATCACATTATATTGTACCCGCCTGTTGTATCCTTAGTTCGGTTAGTGGTCCCCTTTTCTGTTAGAGGACGCTCGACCCATCGACGAAGGGTCTATCACTGCCGGCCTTCTCGCCTAGTACATCTATCTCACCCACGCTGTGCACTACGAGCCATTGCCTGAGTATTGGGACTGACTCGTTAAGGAGGACATGAGGCGCACTTTGCCGTTCAGTGGCGTTTCTGTCAGCTCATCTTCGAGTAGCTCTGAGGGTTCAGTAGATCCAGACCTCGGCGATGATGCGTTGGACGATGAAGAAGGACCTTGGAGGTTTTCGCCGATTCACGAGCCTGGCGCGATGCAGGAGATAAGTGATTCAGACGAGGATTCTACGAGCCCGTCGGAGCAGGAGGAGGAGCCGGAGGAAGTCCCCTTACCAGTATCAGACGAGGATCCCACGAGCCCGTCAGAGTGGGAGTGGGAGGAGGAGCCGGAGGAGTCTCCCCTTGGTGATTCAGAGGGGGACCCTAGCTGCGCGTCTGACTCGGAGCATGAGTCAGACCCCGAGGAGGCTTCTGACTAGACTTTTATTCTTTAATTCGCGTTTATCATGTCATCTCTTACTTTCCTGTGCGCAAGTTTCGATATGGTTGTATGTCTTTTATGCTACTCTAAGACTCTGATGATAAGATGGTTAACCCTGGTTATAGAAACTTGTTGACTCTTTCATAATCAAACGTTCATTCATTAGGAGCATGTTTGCATGATgttgatataattaaaaaaaatgacgaTTGTGTTTGTACATAAATGtgaatttgtttcaaaataGAACTCATAACGCGAACAAACAATTTAATCGAATGCTTGTTCATTCAGGATCTTCTATTCATTCACCACGGCACCTCGAAGAGACCCTTCAACTGGACGGTTCACCAAGTCTACGAGCCCAATTCCCAAGATGGCTGAAACTCCCCATTCGAGTCCCCAACCTCTTACCACCGCGGAGTCATAGGACACGCGTGATATGATGAAGAACATGATGCTGGTGGTCACTCGACTCTCCGAGAATGTGGACTTCATCATCGCTAACTTGCTAAGAACCACAACCGATCCTACTTCAGCCATGGTGGCCCAACCCATTGCTCCTTCACCTCAGGGTGCACGATGAGACGTTCCCCCCACAAATCCAACCCCGCTGGAGGAGCAACCCATGGTATGCGTCACGGCAACACTCGAGCCACGAATCGCGTTCGTCATCCTTCTGTCGTGGATTATGGTTCCCATTGCGAGGAGGGAAAAGAAGAGGAATCATCATGGTACGGAGACACTGATGATGAAGACACTGACAACCATAGCCGTGCCTCGCTGTCCACCAACAAAGAGAGTTTTTCTTGCTGTAAAAAACAAACTCGAGTTGCTCCCGCTGTGAATCATACCTCAGTTTTTCAATACCCGTCGGAGTACCATGCTATGATGTCCAAGCTGTCGACACCCAGGAAAAGATGCAGGTGCAACTGAACCAAATTTCTCAAGGGGGTGCCCAAAAGATTGTTCACGACTGGGAGAAAGGTCTCCTCTAGGCCGAGAAGGGGACCGTTCCCCATGACTTACTACTGCCGAAAACCCAACCCTGTTCTTCGATAATTACATTGATGCAATGGGTCCTCTACACTTAGACACGCCAACCCTGCTTCGTCTATTCTCTCGATATTTGACCGGGAAGGCATTGAGGTGGTACTTGCGGAACCGAATCTCACGTTGCACGACTATCAAAGAGTTGGGGGACGCCTTTGCAGAAAGGTATAAGATGTTTATTTCTCAAGAGATCACAGAAAGGGATCTAAAGTACATCAAGCAAGGCGAGAAGGAGACGTTAGAATCATTCCTCAATAGGTGGAGGGCAGTAGTGTCCGACATTGACACCCCGCCTTCAGAACAGGCCCAGATCGACCTCATGCTTGAAAACCTAAATGACGTGTACAACAACGAGCTAGCCTCGCACATCTTCACTAGCATGGTCACTCTTATAAAAACGGGCAAGAACGTGGACCGATCGAAGGCTCGCTTGAAGAACAAAGCCGTCTCTTCCTACCCCCCTTCTCGATCATATCCTGTGCCTAAACCGAGGGCCCCTGCTACCCATTATGTGGCTGGCACCTGGGCTAGTTCAGAAGTGAAGATGGAAGGTCCTAAAGAGCATGTGCCTCTTGCCCCGCCTCGCTATCCCGCGAACACTTCCCGCAACGCGCCTAATCATACCATTACATTTCCTTCTCGCCAATATGATGATCTAGGCATGCCTCTTAGTAAAGCTCTAGAAGTGGTGATGTCCCAAAAACTCGTCACCCCGTTGACTCCTCGGCTAGGAAGAGAAATAGCGGGAAAACACCCGAAAGACTTTTGTGAATACCATCAGGCCCACGATCACGAAACAAACCATTGTTATGCCCTGAGAGCTAAATTGCAAGACTTAATCGATGCAGGAATCATGGCTAAGCCTAACGTTGTCAAGAACCCCCTTCCTAATCACAGGGTCAATGTCATCGAAACTTTTGAAGACTCATTCTCTGCTGATTTCCTTCTTTCCCTCATTCATGCTGACCCTATGGAAATCGCGATGGTGTCATCTAATGCTAAGCAAAAGAATAAGAAGGTTAGCGCCGCAAGTGTTGTGCCATGGGATTACGCCGCTGAGAAAGCTACCCCGGTCATCTCTGCAATGGTAGGGCCCCGTGCATGGGAAGTGGTGCCAAAATTGTCTAATGCCCCTGATGCTATTGCTTCACCCTTGTTTCCTCTATCTAAAAAACAACACATCCGATCTGATAAAGTCGCCCGTCCTTGGGTGATTCTATCAACGAATAACAACTTGTTGAGAGAGGATGCAAGTGTCAACCTCACCAGGTCTGGCGTTGATTACAGGGCTCCTTTCATAAAAGCCATGGATGCTAACAAACAGAAAGAAGCAGAAAAGGAAAAAGACGTCCGAAGGCCAACAAATGCGACTGCACAAGTCCCTCCTCCCAACAGCATCTTAGCTCAGCTAAAGAAAACCAATGCTAACATCTCTCTTTGGGAGTTGTTGATGTATTCTATAGATCATCGCCAGGCGTTATTATCCGAATTAAGCAAGAAATCTGTATCCTTCGATACCACCCCTACGGAAGTTGTTGCTATGATGTCTACGCATGCGTCATGCTGCACTATCACTTTTGATGACTCCGATCTCCCATCTTGGGGCCCTAGTCATGCTAAAGCCTTATACATTTCCATCTATCTTGAAGAGAATGTTGTACCTCTGTCTCTGATTGATAATGAGTCGGCCCTGAATATTTGCCCATGGCGTACCCTGGCAAGGATTGGAGTCACAAAGGATCGTCTTCTTCCCTCTGACTTGTGCGTGCGAGGCTTTGATAGCTCTGAGCGTGAAGTCATGGGAAACCTCAAAACTATCATCAAAGTAGCTAATATCCCGTTCGAGATAGAGTTTGTGGTGCTTAATATACAACCCTCTTACAATCTGATCCTCAGAAGGCCTTGGCTGCACCAGGCCAAGGCTGTCGCTTCGACGTTGTATCAAAAGCTGAAATTCATGCATCAGGGGCAAACCATTGTGGTGAATGGGGAGAATTGCACAACCGTCGGAATGACTTCGTCGTATATCACTCAAGAAGTGGAACTCAATGGGTTTTAGGTTAACGTGATCGAGGATTCAGGTACCTTTTTACCTGAACTAGATTATCGCATTTTTGGGCCACCCATTTTAAACATGATGTATAAGAAGAACTACTTTCCCGATATGGGTTTAGGCCCATATGGGACGGGTAGTAAGACCCCTATTTCTTTATGgggtcaaaataataaaatgggtTTAGGGTACGTCTGTACCCAAAAGCAAAAATCTAAACATAATCATTCACTTGCTTTGTCTGAGGCATTTTTGAATGGTCGCTTTGTCAAGGCAGGCGAGAATACACCGTTTTGTGGGTTCCCAGAACCTTTCTTTTGCCCTGTGGCACGAAAGTGTTTTTCGGGACTCGAGATATTCTCTGATTGTGTTCTCCAACCTGATGTTTTCATTCTATCTAGTGGAAAGTCCAGGAGAGAAGAGCCAGATTACATGGGAAGAGTCAAGGAGCTCTTCCGAGAACCAGAGATGTCCACACAAAGTCGAGAGCGATCAAAGAGTACAACAGGGTCTTGCTCGATGGAGGCCAACCCCGACTTACTAATCTTTTCTGACTCGTATGATTCAAGCGATAATGAGGCGGTTACGCCCGCATCCAAGTCGATCTCCAGGTCCACATGGGCGCGTGTCTTTTACATCGGGAAAACCATAATTGAGGAAGTTATATCTGAGAAGTTCACTAAGCAATAGTCTCTTTCTGTTGCTTCATCTTTTCTTTCTACATCCCTCCCAAATCCTGTTAAAACTCTAGTTGATCCTCCTTCTCCTTTCGTTTCCGAGTCGGATGTTGTTGTTGAGGATTCTAATGTCCAATTTAATGCAATGCATGATGTTACTTTGAATTCAAATGATATGTTTGTTGATAACGATTTTCCGTTTGAAATGAAacgatttttagaaaatgagaATCAAGTCTCTTCTGCGGAAGAAACTATTGAAATTGTCCAACATCGTATTCCGTTGTACCCGGATGCCAAGCCTGTCAAGCAGAAGCTCCGGCGTATGAAACCCGACATGGTCAACAAGATTAAGGAAGGGGTGCAAAAACAATTGGAAGCCGGCTTTTTAGATGTTGTCGAATATCCAGAATGGGTCGCCAATGTGGTCCCCATGGCTAAGAAAGATGGAAAAGTCCGTGTGTGCGTGGACTACCGTGATCTCAACAAAGCTAGCCCCAAAGACAATTTCTCACTCCCACACATTGACGTGTTGGTTGACCACGCAGCTGGTCATGaactcctatcattcatggatgGTTTCTCAGGCTATAATCAAGTTTTAATGGCGCCTGAGGACAAAGAAAAGACTATTTTTATCACTGAAGTTGGCACCTTCTGCTACCGTGTAATGCCTTTCGGGCTGAAGAACGCTGGAGCCACGTATCAGAGGGCGGCCACCACTATTCTCCAcgacatgatccacaaggaagtcGAAGTCTACGTCgatgatatgattgtcaaatccAGGAATCGAGCGGGACACATTGTAAACCTAGAGAAGTTCCCTCAAAGGATTCGGAAATACCAACTTCGTTTAAATCTAAAGAAATGCACATTCGGTGTCATTGACGGTAAGATGCTGGGATTTCTAATTACTCAGAGAGGAATAGAAGTCGACCCTAGAAAAATTGCAGCCATCACGGCCATGCCAACACCCCGGAACGAGCGAGAGGTTCGAGGATTTCTTGGGAAAATCCAGTACATTAGTCACTTCATCAGTAAACTCACTTCCACTTGCGATCCTCTCTTCAAGATTCTGAAGATGGATCAAAAATTCGTCTGGAGTGACGCTTGTCAACACGCCTTTGATAAGGTGAAAGCTTATTTGTAATCCCCTCCTATCCTCATGTCTCCAAGGCCAGGAGTTCCTTTGATTCTTTATCTCACCGTCACCGAGTCATCCATGGGGAGCATGTTGGCCCAAGAGAACGAGAATAAAGAGGAGGTGTCCATCTACTACCTCAGCAAAAGGATGACCAGTTAAGAGTTGAACTATTCTTCCGTGGAAAAAGTCTGTTGGGCGCTAGCCTGGGTAACGAAAAGGTTACGCcactacatgcaagcccacTCAATCAAGCtagtatcaagactcgatcTCATTCGTTTCTTGTTTCAAAGAACTCTTCTTTCGCCGCGTCTtgctaaatggatgatgatgatttcagaATATGACATCACATATACCGTGCAAAAGTCGATTAAGGGGAGTATAGTGGCTGATTTCCTAGCTGATCAACCAATCACCATTGAAGATGATCACGAAGAGATGGTCTTCCCAGATGATGAGATCATGGTTGTTCAATCTGAAACGTGAAAGTTAATGTTCGATGGCGCGTCAGGCAGACAGGGTTACGACATTGGTATCCTTTTGATCGATCCTGCTGGCACATATAATCCTACTTCTGTTAAGTTG is part of the Impatiens glandulifera chromosome 1, dImpGla2.1, whole genome shotgun sequence genome and encodes:
- the LOC124926319 gene encoding uncharacterized protein LOC124926319: MGPLHLDTPTLLRLFSRYLTGKALRWYLRNRISRCTTIKELGDAFAERYKMFISQEITERDLKYIKQGEKETLESFLNRWRAVVSDIDTPPSEQAQIDLMLENLNDVYNNELASHIFTSMVTLIKTGKNVDRSKARLKNKAVSSYPPSRSYPVPKPRAPATHYVAGTWASSEVKMEGPKEHVPLAPPRYPANTSRNAPNHTITFPSRQYDDLGMPLSKALEVVMSQKLVTPLTPRLGREIAGKHPKDFCEYHQAHDHETNHCYALRAKLQDLIDAGIMAKPNVVKNPLPNHRVNVIETFEDSFSADFLLSLIHADPMEIAMVSSNAKQKNKKVSAASVVPWDYAAEKATPVISAMVGPRAWEVVPKLSNAPDAIASPLFPLSKKQHIRSDKVARPWVILSTNNNLLREDASVNLTRSGVDYRAPFIKAMDANKQKEAEKEKDVRRPTNATAQVPPPNSILAQLKKTNANISLWELLMYSIDHRQALLSELSKKSVSFDTTPTEVVAMMSTHASCCTITFDDSDLPSWGPSHAKALYISIYLEENVVPLSLIDNESALNICPWRTLARIGVTKDRLLPSDLCVRGFDSSEREVMGNLKTIIKVANIPFEIEFVVLNIQPSYNLILRRPWLHQAKAVASTLYQKLKFMHQGQTIVVNGENCTTVGMTSSYITQEVELNGF